Proteins from one Listeria innocua genomic window:
- the kdpB gene encoding potassium-transporting ATPase subunit KdpB: MMENGIWKDALIQSMKKLSPKLQVKNPVMLLVYVGAILATSLYFLGFFGISDEKAGYTLAIALILWFTVLFANFAEAIAEGRGRAQADSLKMARKDVLARKLKNLEDKSDVIEVASNDLKKGDIVYVLANEQIPMDGEVIEGAASVDESAITGESAPVIRESGGDRSAVTGGTTLVSDWLVIRVTAVSGESFLDKMIAMVEGASRKKTPNEIALQILLVTLSIIFLAVSATLLPFTEFASKQAGAGSAISITNVIALLVCLAPTTIGALLSSIGIAGMSRLNQANVLAMSGRAIEAAGDVDVLLLDKTGTITLGNRKASEFLPVDGVTEQELADAAQLSSIADETAEGRSIVVLAKERFDIRGRDFAEMHAEFVPFTATTRMSGIDYQGNTIRKGAADAVRAYVSANGGTYPKECDTIVSKVAGAGGTPLVVVRNNKVLGVIYLKDIVKNGVKERFLDLRKMGIKTIMITGDNPMTAAAIAAEAGVDDFLAEATPEAKLELIREYQREGHLVAMTGDGTNDAPALAQADVAVAMNTGTQAAKEAGNMVDLDSSPTKLIDIVRIGKQLLMTRGALTTFSVANDLAKYFAIIPVLFYGIFPQLEALNLMDLTSPTSAILSAIIYNAVIIIFLIPLSLKGVKYREMPAGKLLSRNMLIYGLGGLIAPFIAIKLIDMLLTVLGIV; this comes from the coding sequence ATGATGGAAAATGGTATTTGGAAAGATGCGTTAATTCAGTCGATGAAAAAATTGTCTCCAAAACTACAAGTGAAAAATCCAGTGATGCTACTCGTATATGTTGGCGCGATTTTAGCAACAAGTCTTTATTTTCTTGGTTTTTTCGGAATTTCAGATGAGAAAGCTGGTTATACGCTCGCAATTGCGCTGATTTTATGGTTTACTGTTTTGTTTGCAAATTTTGCGGAGGCAATTGCAGAAGGGCGTGGCCGTGCTCAAGCAGACAGTTTAAAAATGGCTCGAAAAGACGTTTTAGCTAGGAAATTAAAAAATTTAGAAGATAAATCTGATGTTATAGAAGTAGCTTCGAATGATTTGAAAAAAGGGGATATTGTTTATGTGCTTGCGAATGAACAAATCCCGATGGACGGTGAAGTTATTGAAGGTGCGGCCTCTGTCGATGAAAGTGCGATAACGGGGGAATCCGCGCCGGTAATTCGCGAGTCTGGTGGCGATAGAAGTGCTGTTACAGGAGGAACTACCCTTGTTTCTGACTGGCTTGTTATTCGTGTGACGGCTGTTTCTGGGGAAAGTTTCTTAGATAAAATGATTGCGATGGTAGAAGGCGCTTCACGGAAAAAAACACCAAATGAGATTGCGCTACAAATTTTACTTGTGACACTGTCAATTATTTTCTTGGCTGTTTCAGCGACACTTTTACCATTTACCGAATTTGCGAGTAAACAAGCAGGGGCGGGATCGGCAATTTCGATTACAAATGTGATTGCTTTACTTGTTTGTTTAGCACCAACCACTATTGGCGCATTGCTTTCGTCCATTGGGATTGCTGGAATGAGCCGTTTAAATCAAGCGAATGTTTTAGCAATGAGCGGCCGGGCGATTGAGGCAGCTGGTGATGTGGATGTACTTTTGCTTGATAAAACTGGAACGATTACGCTTGGAAACCGGAAAGCGAGCGAATTTTTACCGGTGGATGGGGTGACCGAACAAGAGTTAGCGGATGCGGCCCAACTATCCTCTATTGCGGATGAAACTGCAGAAGGTCGAAGCATTGTTGTATTAGCAAAAGAACGTTTCGACATTCGCGGACGAGATTTTGCGGAAATGCACGCAGAATTTGTACCTTTCACTGCAACGACACGAATGAGTGGAATCGATTATCAAGGAAACACAATTCGAAAAGGTGCGGCTGATGCAGTTCGTGCGTATGTATCTGCAAATGGCGGCACGTACCCAAAAGAATGCGATACGATTGTAAGCAAAGTGGCTGGCGCTGGTGGAACGCCGCTTGTAGTAGTCCGAAATAACAAAGTACTAGGCGTTATTTATTTAAAAGACATCGTGAAAAATGGAGTGAAAGAACGTTTCCTTGATTTGCGAAAAATGGGTATTAAAACCATTATGATTACCGGTGATAACCCAATGACCGCAGCGGCAATTGCGGCAGAAGCTGGAGTGGATGATTTTCTAGCTGAAGCAACTCCAGAAGCAAAATTGGAATTAATTCGCGAATATCAACGAGAAGGGCATTTGGTTGCAATGACAGGAGATGGCACAAACGACGCACCAGCTCTTGCGCAAGCCGATGTAGCTGTGGCGATGAATACAGGAACGCAAGCTGCCAAAGAAGCAGGAAATATGGTGGACCTTGATTCTAGCCCAACTAAATTAATTGATATTGTTCGTATCGGAAAACAACTTTTAATGACTCGCGGAGCTTTGACTACATTTAGTGTTGCCAACGATTTGGCGAAATACTTTGCGATTATTCCTGTGCTATTTTACGGGATTTTCCCACAACTTGAAGCACTTAACTTGATGGATTTAACAAGCCCTACAAGTGCGATTTTGTCCGCGATTATTTATAACGCAGTGATTATTATTTTCTTAATTCCGTTATCTTTAAAAGGCGTGAAATATCGTGAAATGCCAGCTGGAAAATTATTAAGTCGCAATATGTTGATTTACGGTCTTGGTGGTTTAATTGCACCATTTATTGCGATTAAATTAATTGATATGCTGTTAACTGTTTTAGGAATCGTTTAA
- the kdpA gene encoding potassium-transporting ATPase subunit KdpA: MKYIVMQDVFFIVLLLVLAVPLGIYMYKVMIGEKVFLSRVLEPVERFGYRLMGVNAAGMSAKRYAGSVLAFSAVGFIFVMAVLMLQGFLPLNPEGMKGLSFSLAFNTAASFVSNTNWQAYSGEAALSYFSQSIGLTVQNFVSAATGIAVLFAVIRGFIWKKQKTVGNFWQDLFRVTLYILLPLSLVLAILLVSQGVVQSFADYSVVESLENGAKQLIPLGPAASQIAIKQLGTNGGSFFGANSAFPFENPSSFTNLLEMLAILLIPVALVVMFGRAVKDSKQGRAIMTAMMIVFVVGVVAITISEQFAGPSYQGVTTSGSMEGKEVRFGVGGSSLFAASTTAASNGAVNAMHDSLTPLGGLVPMFFMQLGEVIFGGVGSGLYGMIGFIILTVFIAGLLVGRTPEYLGKKIEPYDMKMVCLLILVPPLLTLFGTAVAVMMPSVQASVSASGAHGFSEVLYAFTSMGNNNGSAFAGFAADTTFTNMVGAVMMLLARFIPLIAALYLAQNMAGKSPVAASSGTLSTKNGMFIGLLIGVVVLVGALSFLPALALGPIADFFTTFK, encoded by the coding sequence ATGAAGTATATCGTGATGCAAGATGTGTTTTTTATTGTATTGTTATTAGTTTTAGCAGTACCTCTAGGAATTTATATGTATAAAGTAATGATTGGTGAAAAGGTGTTTTTGTCAAGGGTACTTGAGCCAGTTGAACGCTTTGGTTATCGGTTGATGGGTGTGAATGCGGCTGGGATGTCAGCGAAGCGTTATGCTGGATCTGTTCTTGCTTTTAGTGCGGTTGGTTTTATATTTGTGATGGCGGTGCTGATGTTACAAGGGTTTTTACCGCTTAATCCAGAAGGTATGAAGGGGCTTAGCTTTAGTCTTGCGTTTAATACGGCAGCGAGCTTTGTGTCGAATACGAACTGGCAAGCTTACTCTGGTGAGGCGGCTTTATCGTATTTTTCGCAGTCAATTGGCTTAACTGTACAGAATTTTGTTTCAGCGGCGACGGGGATTGCAGTGTTATTTGCGGTGATTCGTGGCTTTATATGGAAGAAACAGAAAACCGTGGGCAATTTTTGGCAAGATTTATTTAGGGTGACGCTTTATATTTTACTACCGCTTTCGCTTGTTTTGGCAATTCTTTTGGTGTCACAAGGTGTGGTGCAATCATTTGCTGATTATTCGGTGGTTGAATCGCTTGAAAATGGAGCAAAACAATTGATTCCGCTTGGTCCAGCTGCAAGTCAAATTGCGATTAAGCAACTGGGAACGAATGGTGGAAGCTTTTTCGGGGCAAATTCGGCGTTTCCTTTTGAAAATCCGTCGAGTTTTACTAATTTATTAGAGATGCTTGCGATTTTGCTTATTCCTGTGGCACTTGTTGTGATGTTTGGACGTGCGGTGAAGGACAGTAAACAAGGGCGTGCGATTATGACAGCAATGATGATTGTGTTTGTTGTTGGGGTAGTTGCGATTACGATTTCAGAACAATTCGCTGGTCCAAGTTATCAAGGTGTTACTACTTCTGGAAGTATGGAAGGTAAAGAGGTGCGTTTTGGTGTTGGCGGATCGTCGCTTTTTGCGGCTTCTACGACGGCTGCTTCAAACGGCGCTGTGAATGCGATGCACGATAGCTTAACTCCGCTCGGTGGGCTAGTTCCAATGTTCTTTATGCAGCTTGGTGAAGTTATTTTTGGAGGTGTTGGTAGCGGGCTTTATGGAATGATTGGCTTTATTATTTTGACGGTGTTTATCGCTGGGCTTTTGGTTGGGCGGACACCGGAATATTTAGGGAAGAAAATTGAACCATATGATATGAAAATGGTTTGTTTGCTCATTTTAGTTCCACCGTTATTAACTTTATTTGGAACTGCGGTTGCGGTAATGATGCCGAGTGTGCAGGCTTCCGTTTCGGCGAGTGGGGCGCATGGTTTTTCTGAGGTGCTCTATGCTTTCACCTCTATGGGAAATAATAATGGTAGTGCTTTTGCTGGCTTTGCGGCAGACACGACGTTTACAAATATGGTCGGCGCGGTAATGATGTTGCTAGCGCGATTTATCCCGCTGATTGCGGCACTTTACTTGGCTCAAAATATGGCTGGAAAGAGTCCGGTTGCAGCAAGTAGTGGAACGTTATCGACGAAAAATGGCATGTTTATCGGTCTTTTAATTGGAGTAGTGGTGCTTGTTGGCGCACTTAGTTTCTTGCCGGCGCTTGCACTAGGACCGATTGCGGACTTCTTTACAACTTTCAAATGA
- a CDS encoding potassium-transporting ATPase subunit F, translating into MGVVLVIAGIIGLGLLVYLFYVLFRGENL; encoded by the coding sequence ATGGGTGTTGTTCTAGTGATTGCTGGAATAATCGGTTTAGGGTTATTGGTATATTTATTTTATGTGTTATTTAGAGGTGAGAACTTATGA
- a CDS encoding PTS sugar transporter subunit IIB, which translates to MKTIMLVCSAGMSTSLLVTKMEKAAAEKGLEAKIFAVAEAEAANHLDEIDVLLLGPQVRFLEGNMKKKLEPKGIPLAVINSVDYGMMKGDKVLEQALDLMK; encoded by the coding sequence ATGAAAACAATCATGTTAGTATGTTCAGCAGGTATGTCTACCAGCTTACTAGTTACAAAAATGGAAAAAGCCGCTGCAGAAAAAGGTCTTGAAGCAAAAATCTTTGCAGTTGCCGAAGCAGAAGCAGCTAACCATTTAGACGAAATTGATGTTTTATTACTTGGACCACAAGTACGTTTCTTAGAAGGAAACATGAAGAAAAAATTGGAGCCAAAAGGTATTCCATTAGCTGTTATTAACAGTGTTGATTATGGAATGATGAAAGGCGACAAAGTTTTAGAACAAGCATTAGATTTAATGAAGTAA
- a CDS encoding PTS sugar transporter subunit IIC: MNGFIAFMEKYFIPYAAKIGGQRHLVAIRDGFITTMPLMILGSFAVLINNFPIPAYQKFMNNLFGEGTWQAFGGNVWNGTFAILALLIAFTVAYNLAKSYDKDALSSGVVSVATFFTIGAIAPGADGVPNTGGLGSTGLFLALIIAILSTEIFTRLSGSPKLIINMPDGVPPAVSRSFAALFPAMITVSIFGLITAFFQAAGVTNLVISFYELVQEPFMGLANSLPAALLLAFVSAFLWFFGLHGANIIDPFMQTINIPAIEANVKALEAGKELPYIVNKPFFDSFVNLGGTGATIGLIIAIFIVARKHKAYMTVSKLSAAPGLFNINEPMMFGLPIVLNPIMFIPYILAPLVLVTVAYFATAIGWVPACTIVTPWTTPPIIGGALATQSIAGGVLAAVNLGLSILIFLPFAKIAQIQELRREREALAAEGVTAE, from the coding sequence ATGAATGGTTTTATCGCATTTATGGAGAAATATTTCATTCCCTACGCTGCCAAAATTGGTGGACAACGTCATTTAGTAGCAATCCGTGATGGTTTCATTACAACTATGCCACTTATGATTCTAGGGTCTTTCGCCGTTTTAATTAACAACTTCCCAATTCCAGCTTACCAAAAATTCATGAATAACTTATTTGGTGAAGGAACTTGGCAAGCATTTGGCGGAAACGTTTGGAACGGTACTTTTGCTATCTTAGCATTACTTATCGCTTTCACAGTAGCTTACAACTTAGCTAAATCTTATGATAAAGATGCTTTATCTTCTGGTGTAGTTTCTGTAGCTACATTCTTCACTATTGGCGCAATCGCTCCAGGTGCAGATGGTGTCCCAAATACTGGTGGTCTTGGATCAACTGGTCTTTTCTTAGCACTTATTATTGCAATTCTTTCCACTGAAATCTTCACTCGCTTGAGTGGTAGCCCGAAACTAATTATCAACATGCCTGATGGTGTTCCACCGGCAGTTTCTCGTTCATTCGCAGCTTTATTCCCTGCAATGATCACTGTTTCTATCTTTGGTCTTATCACTGCGTTCTTCCAAGCAGCTGGTGTGACTAACTTAGTAATTTCTTTCTATGAATTAGTTCAAGAACCGTTCATGGGTCTTGCAAACTCCTTGCCAGCAGCATTACTCTTGGCATTCGTTTCTGCTTTCCTTTGGTTCTTTGGTTTACACGGTGCGAACATTATCGACCCGTTCATGCAAACAATCAACATCCCAGCTATCGAAGCTAACGTAAAAGCACTAGAAGCTGGTAAAGAACTTCCTTACATCGTTAACAAACCTTTCTTTGACTCTTTCGTTAACTTAGGCGGAACTGGGGCAACTATCGGTTTAATCATTGCTATCTTTATCGTAGCTCGTAAACACAAAGCGTACATGACAGTTTCTAAATTGTCTGCAGCGCCAGGTCTTTTCAACATTAACGAACCAATGATGTTTGGTCTTCCAATCGTCTTGAATCCAATTATGTTCATTCCGTACATCTTGGCACCACTTGTACTTGTAACTGTAGCTTACTTTGCAACAGCTATTGGTTGGGTACCAGCTTGTACTATCGTAACTCCTTGGACTACACCACCAATTATCGGTGGAGCACTTGCAACACAAAGTATCGCTGGTGGCGTACTTGCAGCTGTAAACTTAGGTCTATCTATCCTAATCTTCCTTCCATTCGCGAAAATCGCTCAAATCCAAGAGCTACGTCGTGAAAGAGAAGCACTTGCTGCTGAAGGCGTTACTGCTGAATAA
- a CDS encoding PTS lactose/cellobiose transporter subunit IIA, with translation MDLEQTIMSLIVFGGNAKSDAMLAIDSAKKGDFAQADEQIAQAEQALLEAHHSQTKLIQGEARGEKTEVSLLLVHAQDHLMNAITFKDLAKEIVDLYKNK, from the coding sequence ATGGATTTAGAGCAAACTATTATGAGCTTGATCGTGTTCGGTGGTAATGCCAAAAGTGACGCTATGTTAGCCATTGATTCCGCTAAAAAAGGGGATTTCGCTCAAGCAGACGAACAAATCGCCCAAGCAGAACAAGCACTACTTGAAGCGCATCATTCTCAAACAAAACTTATACAAGGTGAAGCACGTGGCGAAAAAACAGAAGTTTCCCTTCTACTCGTTCACGCACAAGATCATTTAATGAATGCAATCACTTTCAAAGATTTAGCGAAAGAAATTGTAGACCTTTATAAGAACAAATAA
- a CDS encoding FtsW/RodA/SpoVE family cell cycle protein, whose amino-acid sequence MKRDIQYNRIILSVFLLSLVSCVAIYFAQKTNQYDTNFLGMQLVFLVIGALTCFGVSRLPVEFLRHHAIWLYVIMVITLLGILIPNPLVQNINGATRWYRFAGLSFQPSEVVKSIFIFVLAHFAVKYQAQKWKQLGILAALTGVVLLLIMKQPDLGTTIVYGVTALAIILLAIKSTKLMVGIITLILTTVTVGMYVVVYHISLLEKIGFHAYQFARIQTWLDPTTDPDAVYQLNLSMKAVGSGMMTGSSGTNAYIPESHTDMIFSTIGHQFGFVGVSLLLILFMLLIHQLIMAALLMKNTFSSLVLAGFAVSFAFNIFENIGMTVGLMPLTGIPLPFISYGGSAVLGNFIAIGVVLAIIRSDADLVE is encoded by the coding sequence ATGAAGCGGGATATTCAATATAATCGAATTATTTTATCGGTGTTCTTACTGTCTTTAGTGAGTTGTGTAGCGATTTATTTTGCTCAGAAGACAAACCAGTATGATACCAATTTTTTAGGAATGCAGTTGGTGTTTTTGGTAATTGGGGCACTTACCTGTTTTGGTGTTTCGCGCCTGCCGGTAGAGTTTTTGCGACATCATGCGATTTGGCTTTACGTCATTATGGTGATTACACTACTTGGAATACTCATCCCAAACCCTTTAGTCCAAAATATAAACGGAGCAACGCGGTGGTATCGCTTCGCTGGATTGTCCTTCCAACCATCTGAAGTTGTCAAATCGATTTTTATTTTTGTATTGGCACATTTTGCTGTAAAATATCAAGCACAGAAATGGAAGCAGTTAGGCATTTTAGCGGCGCTTACTGGGGTTGTTTTGCTATTAATTATGAAACAGCCAGATCTTGGTACGACAATTGTTTACGGAGTTACGGCACTTGCGATTATTTTGCTCGCTATAAAATCAACTAAATTAATGGTTGGTATTATAACTCTCATTTTAACGACAGTGACGGTTGGAATGTATGTAGTCGTTTATCATATTAGTTTACTGGAAAAAATTGGTTTTCATGCGTATCAATTTGCGCGGATCCAAACGTGGCTTGACCCTACTACTGATCCAGATGCGGTCTATCAACTTAATTTATCGATGAAGGCTGTTGGTTCGGGGATGATGACTGGTAGTTCTGGTACAAATGCTTATATTCCTGAAAGTCATACGGATATGATCTTTAGTACGATTGGTCATCAATTTGGTTTTGTTGGTGTTAGTTTGTTGTTAATTTTATTTATGCTACTTATTCATCAATTAATTATGGCAGCTCTTTTAATGAAAAATACTTTTTCTTCGCTAGTTTTAGCAGGTTTTGCTGTAAGTTTTGCATTTAATATTTTTGAGAACATTGGTATGACAGTTGGACTTATGCCACTTACGGGGATTCCGCTTCCTTTTATCAGTTATGGTGGGAGCGCGGTGCTTGGTAATTTCATTGCAATAGGCGTAGTATTAGCGATTATTCGATCAGACGCCGATTTAGTAGAATAA
- a CDS encoding FtsW/RodA/SpoVE family cell cycle protein, with amino-acid sequence MRAGRLLFVTYLLLAVWSLLLVYSTSYGVAIMRYKVDPSYFFNRQLLFYGLGLLGLLICSRINVKLFYQRVTLRILSLGLLGLLVLVLVTGNAANNAQRWLSIFGVTFQPTETVKLLLILVIATVFLRKGCGVRVQHWVLGFLFLTIALVFLQPDLGTALILGVIGVALFLTSGVGLSRLVRVFIWAFGLIILVATLIYFFHPDFFSAAKLGRFAFLDPFNLENLDASYQLRNGYYAIGSGGVFGTGLGGSIQKLGYLPEPHTDFIMTVIAEELGVFGVIWTIFLLMLLSFTALYIAVCSQFIFDSMVCIGVAAWISVQMFLNLGGVSGIIPLTGVPLPFISYGGSSVVMLSCAVGFVMAAARRNLLAKSREVVYL; translated from the coding sequence ATGCGTGCGGGCCGACTGCTCTTTGTAACGTATTTGCTTCTGGCAGTATGGAGTTTGCTACTTGTTTATAGCACGAGTTATGGGGTTGCAATCATGCGTTACAAAGTGGATCCTAGTTATTTCTTTAATAGGCAGCTCCTCTTTTATGGTCTTGGTCTTTTGGGCTTGCTTATTTGCTCGCGTATAAATGTGAAATTATTTTATCAGCGGGTGACGTTGCGTATTCTTTCTTTGGGTCTTCTAGGTCTATTAGTTTTAGTGCTTGTAACGGGTAATGCGGCTAATAATGCTCAAAGATGGTTGTCTATTTTCGGAGTGACATTCCAGCCTACTGAAACTGTCAAATTGCTATTAATACTTGTGATTGCGACTGTTTTCTTACGGAAAGGTTGCGGGGTGCGAGTACAACATTGGGTGCTAGGCTTTTTGTTTCTTACTATAGCATTAGTCTTCTTACAGCCGGATCTCGGCACGGCTTTAATTTTAGGTGTTATTGGGGTCGCTTTGTTTTTAACAAGCGGAGTCGGCCTCTCGCGCCTTGTCCGGGTATTTATCTGGGCTTTTGGACTGATAATTCTTGTAGCAACCTTGATTTACTTCTTTCATCCTGATTTTTTTAGCGCAGCAAAATTGGGCAGATTTGCTTTTTTGGATCCTTTTAACCTTGAAAACTTAGATGCTTCTTATCAACTTAGAAATGGCTACTATGCGATTGGAAGTGGTGGGGTATTTGGGACTGGATTAGGAGGTAGCATCCAGAAATTAGGTTATTTGCCGGAGCCGCATACGGATTTTATTATGACGGTTATTGCGGAAGAGCTTGGTGTTTTTGGTGTTATTTGGACGATTTTTTTATTAATGTTACTCAGTTTTACCGCACTTTATATTGCTGTTTGTAGTCAGTTTATTTTCGATTCGATGGTTTGTATTGGAGTTGCCGCTTGGATTTCGGTGCAGATGTTTTTGAATCTTGGAGGAGTAAGTGGGATTATTCCGCTTACTGGAGTTCCGCTACCGTTTATTAGTTACGGGGGTAGTTCGGTTGTCATGCTTTCGTGCGCAGTTGGGTTTGTAATGGCTGCTGCAAGGCGGAACTTATTAGCTAAATCTAGAGAGGTCGTGTATTTATGA
- the mgtA gene encoding magnesium-translocating P-type ATPase, with translation MKKTHVKMQGNNLLKESQMDRNKILEKLGVMETGLTNVEVTERLAEFGPNQTVEEKKVSNLRLFIRAFNDPFIYILIMLMVISYLTDDMEATIIMSLMILASGILGFVQTSRAERASYALKNMVKNKVNVIRNDEMIVVAQDEIVPGDLIEVSAGDIIPADARVISATDLLINQSALTGESIPSEKFVEDKRANPELFERENLLFMGTDVLSGHGKAVVLRTGSATFFGSLSIAATERRGDTSFDKGVKSISKLLFYFMVVMVPIVFMINGLMKGEWLEAFLYAVAIAVGLTPEMLPMIVSTNLAKGAINMSSKKVIMKELSAIQNIGAMDILCTDKTGTLTEDKLELVKYIDSAGETSESVLNMAYLNSYFQTGWKNVLDHAVIAKLDENTASGWTKVGEIPFNFDRRRLSVVVENNTETKMITKGAVEEMLTVCTHKEFGGTISTLTELEKNELQEMCAEMNRSGIRVIAVAYKTGKAGESFTKKDEEQMIIAGFLGFRDPVKASTKEAITQLFKNQINVKVLTGDNEIVTKRICEEVGIPANGFLLGGDIEDLSDEELTRELRKYHIFAKLTPMQKSRIIGLLKKAGHTVGFLGDGINDAPALRKADVGISVDTAADITKDASSVILLEKSLTVLNDAVMEGRNVFGNILKYLKMTASSNFGNVFSVLVASAFIPFLPMLSLHLLLQNLLYDFSQLTLPWDKMDRSFLKKPHQWEQKGMLRFILCIGPVSSIFDIATFLIMWFVFSANTVAEQALFHSGWFVVGLLTQTLVVHMIRTEKIPFIQSRAAAPVMIATLIVMALGIVIPFTGFGHSIGFVSLPGSYFPWLILILVGYMATMQLVKTLYIRKFREWI, from the coding sequence ATGAAAAAAACACACGTAAAAATGCAAGGTAACAATTTGCTCAAAGAATCACAAATGGATAGAAATAAGATTTTAGAAAAATTAGGTGTAATGGAAACAGGGCTAACGAACGTAGAGGTTACAGAAAGACTAGCCGAATTTGGTCCTAATCAAACAGTGGAAGAAAAGAAAGTATCGAATTTACGGTTATTTATTCGGGCGTTTAATGATCCTTTTATCTATATTTTAATCATGTTAATGGTGATTTCGTATTTAACAGATGATATGGAAGCTACAATAATTATGTCATTAATGATCTTAGCTAGTGGAATTCTTGGATTTGTTCAAACGAGTAGAGCAGAGCGGGCTAGCTACGCGTTAAAAAATATGGTGAAAAATAAAGTGAACGTTATTCGGAACGATGAAATGATTGTAGTAGCACAAGATGAAATCGTACCCGGAGATTTAATCGAAGTTTCAGCGGGGGATATTATTCCAGCAGATGCACGCGTTATTTCGGCGACAGATTTATTAATTAATCAGTCAGCACTTACAGGCGAATCAATTCCTTCTGAAAAATTTGTGGAAGACAAACGCGCCAATCCGGAGCTTTTTGAACGGGAAAACTTATTATTTATGGGGACAGATGTGTTAAGTGGGCACGGTAAGGCGGTTGTTTTACGAACAGGAAGCGCAACATTTTTCGGCTCATTGTCAATCGCAGCTACAGAACGTCGCGGCGACACTAGCTTTGATAAAGGCGTTAAGTCAATTTCGAAATTACTATTTTATTTTATGGTTGTAATGGTTCCGATTGTATTTATGATTAATGGTCTTATGAAAGGCGAGTGGTTAGAAGCATTTCTTTATGCGGTAGCGATTGCGGTTGGGCTCACACCTGAGATGCTACCGATGATCGTCAGCACGAACTTGGCAAAAGGCGCTATCAATATGTCGTCGAAAAAAGTAATTATGAAAGAGCTGAGTGCAATTCAAAATATCGGCGCGATGGATATTTTATGTACGGATAAAACAGGCACGCTCACAGAAGATAAACTAGAACTTGTAAAATACATTGATAGTGCTGGTGAAACTTCCGAAAGTGTTCTAAATATGGCTTATTTAAACAGCTACTTCCAAACGGGCTGGAAAAACGTTTTAGATCATGCTGTTATTGCCAAATTGGATGAAAATACTGCATCAGGATGGACAAAAGTTGGCGAAATTCCGTTTAATTTTGATCGGCGTCGTCTGAGTGTGGTAGTGGAAAATAATACAGAGACAAAGATGATTACAAAAGGCGCGGTAGAAGAAATGCTCACAGTATGCACTCATAAGGAATTTGGCGGCACTATTTCTACACTAACTGAATTAGAAAAGAATGAGCTTCAAGAAATGTGTGCAGAAATGAATCGCTCAGGAATTCGAGTAATTGCAGTAGCGTATAAAACTGGAAAAGCCGGCGAATCATTCACTAAAAAAGATGAAGAACAGATGATTATTGCAGGATTCCTAGGGTTCCGCGACCCAGTAAAAGCATCAACGAAAGAAGCAATTACACAGTTATTTAAGAACCAAATTAACGTGAAGGTTTTGACAGGAGATAACGAAATCGTTACGAAACGGATTTGTGAGGAAGTAGGTATACCAGCGAATGGATTTTTACTTGGCGGGGATATTGAAGACTTATCTGATGAAGAACTCACGCGCGAATTACGGAAATACCACATTTTTGCGAAATTAACCCCAATGCAAAAATCGCGTATCATTGGTTTGCTAAAAAAAGCAGGACATACTGTTGGCTTCCTTGGAGACGGGATTAATGACGCACCAGCACTTAGGAAAGCGGATGTTGGTATTTCTGTTGATACAGCGGCAGATATAACAAAAGACGCAAGCTCGGTAATTTTACTGGAAAAAAGTTTAACGGTATTAAATGATGCGGTTATGGAAGGGCGTAACGTATTTGGTAATATTTTAAAATACTTGAAAATGACAGCTAGTTCCAATTTTGGTAATGTGTTTAGTGTTTTGGTGGCAAGTGCATTTATTCCCTTTTTACCAATGCTATCTTTACATCTTTTACTACAAAACTTGCTGTATGATTTCTCACAATTAACTCTCCCTTGGGATAAAATGGATCGGTCGTTTTTGAAAAAGCCGCATCAATGGGAACAAAAAGGCATGTTGCGCTTTATTCTATGTATTGGGCCAGTAAGTTCGATTTTTGATATTGCGACGTTTCTAATTATGTGGTTTGTATTTAGTGCGAACACGGTAGCAGAGCAAGCTTTATTCCATAGTGGTTGGTTTGTTGTCGGCTTACTCACTCAAACTTTAGTTGTGCATATGATTCGGACAGAGAAAATACCTTTTATTCAAAGTCGGGCAGCTGCTCCGGTAATGATTGCGACACTAATCGTGATGGCATTAGGTATTGTGATTCCGTTTACCGGATTTGGTCACAGTATCGGTTTTGTGAGCTTACCTGGTAGTTATTTCCCATGGTTAATCCTTATTCTTGTTGGTTATATGGCTACGATGCAACTAGTGAAAACTCTTTACATTCGGAAATTCCGGGAGTGGATTTAA